TTGCGGAACTGTAATGCAAGCGCCTAAGAAAATTAAATAAGCATTGTCTTTACTATATAGCTGTTAATCTAGCATTAGCAGTTTAAAAAATTAACGTCATTACGAGGAAGAATGACGAAGTAATCTCTAATAAATTAAAAAATTGCCATGGTTAAAGCCTTGCAATGATAAGATTAAAATGGAAAAACGCAAATTACGTATAAACGGACATTCACATTTATTACCATATCCAGAACAGATTCCTAGTTTTATGAAGGAAAAAGAAATTTTTTGGGTAGATGATGAACGTAAGCACATGTTGCAAAAGGGGTGGAAGCGACCTGTTACTGATTCTAGTTTTTTTTTAGATGAGAAATTACTTTGGATGGAAAAAAATAAGTTAGACCATGCGGTAGTTTTAAATCTTTCTCAATTGTATGGAAATGGGTTGCGCTTAGAAGAAATGAAAAAGGCGTTGCGTTTCCAAAATGATTTTAACGCAAAAGTACAACATGATCATCCTGGTAAATTTACTTGTGGTTTTGTGGTACATCCTGGTTTTATTCAAGGGGCTTTATGGGAAATGGAACGTTGTGTAGAAGAGCTAGGTTTAAAAGTGTTATGCTTGCCTACTCACTTTATGGATTCGATAGGGCAATGGCGTTGTGTTTTTGATAAAGAAAATGATGCTCTTTTTGAATTAGCAGATAAATATAAACTAGCTATTGAAATACACCCGTATGACGGAGATAAGATGATTAAGTTAGAAAATACCAACTGGCGTTTTCATTTAATATGGATGTTAGCACAATGTGGTGACGCGTATCATTTTTATACCTTAAACGGAATGCAAGAACGTTTTCCGAATATTAGAACCTGTTTTGCGCATGGAGGGCAATTAGCACAAATGAATTTAGGACGTCGTATTCAAGGATTTGACGGAAGACCAGATTTGTTTGAAGGAAAAACGCATCCAAGGAAAGCAGTAGGGCATCCAAATATCTTTTTTGACACCTTGGTTCATGATACAGATTCGTTAAAGTTAATGATAGATCGTCAAGGCTCAAATCAAGTGATTATGGGCTTAGATGATCCATATCCGTTAGGTGAAATGGAAAGTGATGCACAATCATCATATCCAGGTAAATTATTAGACTTAGCAATCGATAGAGATATTATAAATAAAAAGCAATATCATGAGATATGGGAAGATAACACTTTACGCTGGCTGTTTGGTGATGATGAAAAAGCAAAACAAGACTTAATATCAAAAATTTTAGGATAAAAATATTTGTAAAACACATTTTTTATCAACATTATTAGCATTTAAAAAGCAATGAATAAAAGCATGTATTTAAATACAGGTATAGCGTCTTTATTGGCGTTTATCTTGTTATTGATAATGAATTATACATGGCCTTTAACAGAGTATTCGTTGAATGATGTGCTATTGAATAATGTGAGTATTTCTGTTTTAGAGAAAGAAAGTTTAATTAAATTAATAGGGATTAACTATGCTTTAGATACGGTATTTATTTTTTCATGGATAGGATCTTGGATTGGAATATTTTTGCATTTTAAATCATTAAATATAAATCTAATAAGTGTTTGCTTTGGATTGAGTCTTTTGGGAGCTTTATTAGATATTACTGAAAACTCAATAAGTTTTTCATTATTAACAGGAAATAATAAAAATGTTGAGGGCATTTTATTTATACATTCAATTATAAGAGATATAAGTTTTTGGCTTCCAATGGTAGCGTCTTTTATGTTAGCTTTTATAATGCCCAAAACGAAAGGTATTGGTTTTATACTTTTAAAATTAACAGGAATTATAGGTATTCTATTTGCTATTCTTGGTATGTATATTCAGTTTTTTTCTGTATTTCCTTATTACTGGTTTATGTTATGGTTTTTTGCAGCTACCATTTTTTTGTTTGAGAATTTCTCAAAACGAGTATTATAAATTTAAGGTACTATTTTAATTTTTTAAAAATAATATAGTATGTTCGTTAGCTATAATGAAAAAACATATAAATTTTGATGTAAAATGAACGAAATAACCCAATTTCATAATTTATTACACATCTGTATTTCTTTTATTGGAGCTATATTATTACTAGCTATCTATTATAATATTAGAAAGCGATTTAAACAAGTATTAGAAGAAGGTAGCAATAGTAAGCGAGTAGATAAAGGTTTACTATATTTTAGTTTCGGAATGTTAGTATGGGTTGTTTCTGGTGTTTGGGCATATATTGCGGGTTATTTTAACTTTACAGAAATAAGTGTTTATCAAATAGGGGTAAATACATTATCTACAATAAATAACTTGTTTTGGTTATTAGCTTTGTATTATGTTTATGACGCTCCAAAATTTATTTATCAGAATGAAAAAAACGTAAAGGTTATTGGCGTTATTATACTTATAGTAGCATCATTAACGGTGTTTTTATCTTTGTTTGTTGAAAATGAAGTCTATTTTGGCGTAAAAATAGCTGCAGTTCCTGATGTGCTATTAACAACTTTTTTATGTTATTTAATGGCGGTTTCATTCTTTAGAACTTTTATGCACAGAGATTTAAAACTGGTTGCTATTATATCTGTAATTGCAATATTTTTATTATTCTTATCACAATTGTATGATGTGTTTATTGGTTTAGATAACGACTTTGTAAACCATATGATTCGGATTGTAGCAAAAACCTCTTTGGTGTCGGTATTTTTAGTTTTAGCAACAAGTTGGGTAATTCAATTAGCAAACACACCGAAACCTAATGAAATTAGAATTAAGTTTTTAGATTGGTCTTTAATACAGTTAAGTGTACCTTCTAAAGGTATTTATGATCAGAAAGTTGATTTTGGGTCGAAAACAACGCAGTACAAAAACTTATTAAACTTTGCATGTAAAAGAAAATTCTCTGAAGCGGCAGCGCAATCTATTGTTGTTAATTCTGGAGGAGAAATAAAAAGTCAGACCTATTTAACTAGAATAGTTGATAACATAAACTCAATACTTCAGTTAAAAGAAAACGATCGATTAGAACGAAAAGATTTAATTACATTTATTGGAGAAAGTAAGTATCGTCTACGAGTTTTGCCAGAACATATATTTATTGATAAAGCTTTGTTAGATGAATTTAGTGGATAGCTATAAATTGTTTAACTTTCCTAGTAATTGAATAAGTTTACTTTTTGCATATTCATATTTATTTTTTATTGCTTTCAATTAATTTAATTTAATTTAATTCCATTCCGGAAATTCTCCTGACTTAGCGAAAAGCGTTTTGTTCGGTGAACAATGAGGAGTAAAAATAAACAGTAAAAGATCTTAAGAAAAGTAGTGTAAAATAATAATAACTCAAAGTAGGAGACTTTGCGTAGCGGGTGTGTATATAATAAATATTTTGTACAGTTTCTTTTGCTTTATTAAAAACTGTACAGTGAACTGTGTAATTTTTTTGTACAGCTTTTTTACCTAAATATAAAACTGTACAAGAAACATCACTGCGCTCTTGTACATAAAAAATTACCTTAAAAAAAACTGTACAAATTTTCTTATTTACCAATTGTCTCTCTTAAAACCTCTTTTTTCATATGTGTAGAATTAAACGTCTATTAAACGTTTAATTCTACACATATTTTATGTGCTTCTAAAATTTATATTTGCTTTTCCCTTTTAGAATAGGGGATTACAAATACTATTTTACATGTTTAAAATTTAGTGTTTATTATCATAAACTCTATCAATTGTATTAAATTTGTTTTAAAACATAATGGAAATATATGTACCAGTACATATATCCCGTTGTTGGCAACAATATAAAAACCGAACTAAAATTGAGATTTGCAATAGTACAATATACGAATCTGACACAGGAAAAAACCAATTGGATTAATGACTTATCGATTGAATTCAAATCGTTTTTCGAAGACAAGAATTATGGAGAAGACCTGAAGGAACTATATTTTGGACTGACAATGGTTAAGCCTGAATTTGAACAGTTTTTTAAAAAGAAAAGACCAGCTTATAAAGCTGGAGAAAGGACTTCTTATGTGGATGGAATTGAAATAAAATCTAATAATTGTGCTGAAATCAGCTGTAAGCTTGAATTCAACGATGTAACTAAACTTGAGTACGCTGAATTAATTGAAAAAGTTTGCGGAAAATTAATAGCGGAATCTGAATCTCTTATTCGATTGTCGAAATTAAAAAAATTTGATTTTAAGTTGTTTAAATCTGACTTTGAAAATTATATGCTTGAAAAACAATATTTGAAAAAATAAACACCGTTGAAACTGATATAAAATCAAAAATTTGATGAATAAATTGAGAATAATTTTAATTGGGATATTATACGGAATAACAATGCTTACTTTCTCTTGTTCATCTTCAAAGCAGTCATTAAAAAAAACTTCTTGTAATGAAAACTTGAATTTTAAAAAAGCTTTTTTTGAGAACGTTGAAAACGTAGAAAATTTGATTGACAAAAACCAGAACGAATCATTTAGGAATTCTTTAAATTTCATTGGTAAGTACACTAAAGTTTCTTTTGAATCAATGACTAATTATGCAGGAACATATCCAATCGGAATATTTGAAAAGGATAAAAAAGAGTGGTTGGAATGGTATGAAAAAAATAAATGTATGAATATTGAATTTAAAGAGTAGATATTAAAAAATACTGTTGCCAACACCGTGTATAATTAATTGCTTTGGCAAGTGCTTATTTGGAAAATTCCTTCGGAATTTTCTCGGGTTCGTATTTGTTTACTAAATTAGTTGCTTAACCACGCAACTAACCATACACAAACCGTTGGCTATAATTTACAGAATGAAAAAAACACTCACATTTTTATTATTTTCTATGATTCTAATTTCTTGTGGAAAAAACAAATATGAAAAGAAACTAATTGGGAATTGGTTTGAATTTAAGGAAGGAAGTAATTTAAGACTTGAAAAGGATTCATTGATGATTTCAGACATTGGATTTGAAAAAACGACTTGGAATGCAACCGAAAATCTAATTAATTATAATTACAAGACATTCTTTAACGACTCAATAATAAAAGTATCTTTAAAATACAAATTATTGAAAAATGACTCTTTAATAATTGAACCACAAAAAGATGGTTTACAAAAAATAGTTTTAATTAAAACGAATAGTTACACTGATTTTTTATTTAGAAAAAATAGAATTAATATAACTTTAGAAAATAATTCAAAGGCGGAATATCAAGGACAAAGAAACAAGTACGGAATTAAAATTTTTGTTGGACTTAAAAATGATTCAATCATAATTAAAACAGAATATTCAGATAATTTAAAAAACCTTGAAAATGATTTAGAGAAAAAATTAATCGATTTAAATCCTTATTTCACAGAGGAATATAATGAATATATGAAAGAACGTTTAACTTTCAACGAATGGATTAGAGTTAACATACACTATTGTTTATTCATAGATAAAAATACACCTAAAAACGTTGTTTCGTCGATTCTTGAAAATTTACGAAAAACAAAAATTAAAAAAATTTATAGAGTATTTGAAACAATAGAACAAGAAGGAATACCTTTTGACAATTTAAAAAAAATAAAACTATAGCCAACACCGTGTATAATTAATTGCTTGGTCTGTGTTTACTTACGAAAATCCTCGCGGATTTTCTATTCAGTTTGTATTTACTAAATTAGTCGCTTAAACACGCAACAACTCATACACAAACACGTTAGCACCAATTTAAAAACTCTAGATATTAGAAATGAAATTATCAGAAAAGATAGTAAAGAATCATACTCAATCAGATAAGCTACATAAAAAACGTGATAATTATTCTCTAAACAATTTCATCAATAAATTAAACTTGTCGCGAGACTTAAATCGTGAAATTGAAAATAATATCAAAGACAATAAGTTAAAAGTCCAGTCTAGAGAAAATCTAATTATAAATTCGGTCACAGCCTTAGAAGTTTTTATTAAAGATTCTATAAAAGGTGACCTTTATTATTTTGCACCTGAAAAACAAAAGAATTTATTAAAAGAAAAAATATCGTTGTATGAGGCTTATGAGTTATTTAGGAAAACAAAAATCGAAACAGAAGACATAATTGCTGGATATTACAATTTTCAAAACTTAGATTCCATTAGTTATGTATTAGGTGTTTTAACAGGTAGAGATTTCTTTAAATGTATAAATGATATAAAAACGGAATTATCACCTGATTTAGTTAATTATTTTAAATTGGACACTTTAAATCTGTCATGTGATTTTCCAAATTAGCAAAAAGATATTAGAAAATTGCTAGAAATAAGACACGAGAGTATACACGAAATTGATTTCACACGTAGATTAGGAAAGAAAAAAACTAATGATTTAATTAAGAACCTAATTGCATTCGTAATTATCCTAAATGATTTTTTAGAAAGTATATAAAACAAATAACAACAGGTGCTAACACTATATATAGCAAATTGGGCGATTAGTGTTTAACCGAAAAGTTGTTGTCTATTTACAAAGTCGCCAAATCTTTTGATTTGGTATTAAATGAGAAAAATTAAAACAAAATAAAAAGATTTGGCTTGTGACTTAACCGAAATTAATCGCTTGTTTTCTGCCCAACTTGCCATATATTTAACGTTAGCTGTAATGCAAAAAAAAAATGAACTAAAAAATGTCTACTCACCAATTACCGACATCAAACAATCCTAATATTTTTGAAAGCTTAATTTGTGATTTATTTAATCAAATTGAATCTAAAAACACATATAAAAAATTTGGCAGAAATGGCAATAAACAAAAAGGAATCGACATTTTTTCACCAGTCGATAAAATTGCAATTCAATGCAAGAAAAAAGAATTAAGCCGAAGAGATATATCTATTCGAAAAGAATTGTTAGATGATATTGAAAAAGATGTGAATAAAATAATAAATGAAGAATTAAAACTTGAACTTAAAATTCTTTATATCGCCTCAACATATAAAAATCATCCAGACATTGATGAGTATTGTATAGAATTAAAAGAAAAATTAAATCTAAAATTTGACATAATTTATTGGGGTTGGGATACAATTGAGGAATTTGTTATCGATAAACAGAATCTCTTAAAAAAATATTGGCCAGAATTTATAATAAACGACAATAGCAAAGAATCTAAAATTGTAAGAGATTTAACTTTACGAAAAAAAATCACAAAGGATTTTCAAAAATGGCTTGACTATAAATTAGAAAACAGAGAGTTAAGTAATAAAATGCTTTTAAGAGCATTTGATGGAGAACAATATCCTAACACAAATGAGCCTGATAAATTTGGCGAATATGAATGGTTTGCTGTAGAGATTTTAAGATTATATCATTCTGGATTAGAATTCATTCATTCTGTAAAACAAATTCAAGTATTCGAAGATAATTCTTGGGATTTTGTAAATGAAGACTCTGAAATAATTGGAGAGAAAATGAATGTATATGGAATTGGTCAAATAAACTTTCAAGATATAGTTGACTATAATAAAAGAGGAGATGAATTTTATATTTATCCTCACTTTTTTTGTAAATTTCTATATAGAGGAACACCTTTTGAAAAAACATATTATCAGAACGTTAAAAAAATATATCAAACGTTTGAATTAGAAAATAAAAAAAGTACTAACAGCTAACAATGGCTATAATTAATACGGGTTTTGGTGCTTAAAATTAAGTTTAGTGCTTTTAATGAAGTCCGCCAAAACTTTTTGATTTGGCTTTATAAAAAAAAGATAAAAAAAAATAAAAAGTTTTGGCTAAGTGCTTAATCGAAAATTTACTACTTTTAATTCCCGCACTAACCATAGCCTAGACGTTGGCTTTAATGCTGAAAATAAAATCACAAAAATGATAGAAGGGTTATTTTTTATTTTAATTGTTATTCTGGTAATAGTAAAACTAATTATACGTAATGACATAAAGAAAAGACAAAAAACGCAATCCTATCTATTAGATTTAAGAGAACAAAAAGA
This genomic stretch from Tenacibaculum sp. Bg11-29 harbors:
- a CDS encoding amidohydrolase family protein, encoding MEKRKLRINGHSHLLPYPEQIPSFMKEKEIFWVDDERKHMLQKGWKRPVTDSSFFLDEKLLWMEKNKLDHAVVLNLSQLYGNGLRLEEMKKALRFQNDFNAKVQHDHPGKFTCGFVVHPGFIQGALWEMERCVEELGLKVLCLPTHFMDSIGQWRCVFDKENDALFELADKYKLAIEIHPYDGDKMIKLENTNWRFHLIWMLAQCGDAYHFYTLNGMQERFPNIRTCFAHGGQLAQMNLGRRIQGFDGRPDLFEGKTHPRKAVGHPNIFFDTLVHDTDSLKLMIDRQGSNQVIMGLDDPYPLGEMESDAQSSYPGKLLDLAIDRDIINKKQYHEIWEDNTLRWLFGDDEKAKQDLISKILG